In Streptomyces sannanensis, the DNA window TTCGGGTAGCGTGGGCTGTATGCGAGTGGCGTTCCTCATGGCGCCCAAGGGCGTCGAACAGGCCGAGCTGACCGAGCCCTGGCGGGCCGTGACCGCCGCCGGGGGAACGCCGCAACTGCTTTCCACCCGGCCCGGCCACATCTTGGCGTTCCACCACCTGGAGAAGGCCGACACCTTCCCTGTGGACGGGACCGTCGCCGAGAGCACGGTCGACGACTTCGACGCCCTGGTGCTGCCCGGAGGGCTCGCCAATCCGGACGCGCTGCGCCAGGATTCCCGGGCCGTCGCCTTCGTACGGGACTTCGTCGCCGCGGGCAAGCCCGTCGCGTCGATCTGCCACGGCCCTTGGATGCTGGTCGAGGCCGATGCGGTGCGCGGACGGACGCTGACATCATATCCCAGCCTGCGCACCGACATCCGCAACGCAGGTGGCACCTGGGTCGACGAGCAGGTGGCGGTGGACGACTCGGCCCCCGGCACGCTGATCACGAGCCGGAGGCCGGCCGATGTGAAGGCCTTCTGCGAGGCGCTCGTCCACGCGCTCCTCGCCTGACAGCTACGGGGCGTCAGCCCTCCGCCGCGCGCGGCGGCGCAAGACGTACCGCTCCGCCTCCTGGACGGCCTCCCGTGCGGTGCGCTGCCCCATCAGCACGCAAAGGGTGTAGGCCGTGTCCTCGAACCGCCTGCGGACGGTCGGATCACCCGGATCGGCGAGTACCTGGCTCTCCAGCGTCCGGTACCGGGAGAGAAGCGCACCGACCAGGCCTTTGTCCGGCAGCAGCATGCCCGTATCTCCTTGTGTCGGGCCGGCTCCGTTCCGCGTCCCTGTCTCGGCACGCCCGGGGCGGCAGGGAAGGAGGACGGAGGCGGCGCGGCAGGGGCCTGCCCAGACACATCAGGGGATCAGGCCAGCGACCTCCATTGTGCTTCCGCCGCCCCCCGGGCGCAGGTCGATCCAGTAGTCGCCGTACGCCAGCGGCTCCGCCGCCTGGTTCCCCTCCGGCCGGGGACCGGACCGGCCGAGAAGGAGCAGGAGGGAGATTCGGGCCGCAACCGGCACTTGTCCGGACGCCGCGCCCGGACGCGAGAGCCGTGTGGGCCGTGCTGATCGACTGGTCGCGGCCCGAGGCCGGGCATAGGGTCGAAGGATGGGGTGGGCGGAAGCGCTCACCGACCCTCCACGAGGGCACGATGCGCCATGACGAGCTCACAGCCCGCGTCGGCGAACGGCC includes these proteins:
- a CDS encoding type 1 glutamine amidotransferase domain-containing protein, whose amino-acid sequence is MRVAFLMAPKGVEQAELTEPWRAVTAAGGTPQLLSTRPGHILAFHHLEKADTFPVDGTVAESTVDDFDALVLPGGLANPDALRQDSRAVAFVRDFVAAGKPVASICHGPWMLVEADAVRGRTLTSYPSLRTDIRNAGGTWVDEQVAVDDSAPGTLITSRRPADVKAFCEALVHALLA
- a CDS encoding DUF5133 domain-containing protein; translated protein: MLLPDKGLVGALLSRYRTLESQVLADPGDPTVRRRFEDTAYTLCVLMGQRTAREAVQEAERYVLRRRARRRADAP